A single window of bacterium DNA harbors:
- a CDS encoding alpha/beta fold hydrolase, protein MHKILTIALLFIAMISVADATDKPQLTFKTYEFESDDGKQVPAELGELIVPENRNGKSSRVITLRFVKFASTAKGQRSPIVYLAGGPGGSGIDAARGSRFPLFMAMREFGDVIAFDQRGTGMSEPDISCKETYLVPLNEPLDRAVAGKILADSARACFQRLQEQGINLSSYNTRENAADLNDLRIALKSPRLTLWGISYGTHLSLAAMKYHGDFIDRVILAGLEPLHHTYKLPADQQKLLATIAELATKDPKVAASVPDLMSSLQQLLKTLEHEPQVVSLTHPQNGMTAQIKVGKFDLQYALAGMLVGPETFAGMPDFISRLEKSDWTALALLTAQNRMGEAPNAMSIAMDCSSGANREWSQEIAQQAKNAMLGDAINFPFPEICPSDLDLGDDFRKPVTSNIPALLISGTLDGRAPPSNAEAVAAHLKNSQHLVIEGAGHSDPLFLSSPDILAAIKTFMRGKPLREKRITVPIDPFISPRKIVQVPDEILDRYVGTYKINEKESRRVLKAGNILYTQRGDGPARPVRPMSQTEFFYEGIQGWLRFDLNPEGKVTGMTVFQGRRTPGEPAVRIEKPTIIKGK, encoded by the coding sequence ATGCACAAGATTCTTACAATCGCGCTTCTGTTCATTGCAATGATTTCTGTTGCTGACGCGACAGATAAACCGCAGTTGACCTTCAAGACCTATGAATTTGAAAGCGATGACGGGAAACAAGTGCCGGCAGAGCTGGGAGAACTCATTGTGCCGGAAAATCGAAATGGGAAGAGTTCACGCGTAATCACTCTCCGTTTTGTAAAATTCGCTTCGACGGCGAAAGGTCAGCGATCTCCGATTGTATATCTGGCTGGTGGCCCGGGCGGTTCCGGAATCGATGCAGCGCGCGGATCACGCTTTCCTTTATTTATGGCGATGCGTGAATTCGGCGATGTGATTGCTTTTGACCAGCGCGGCACCGGAATGTCCGAACCGGACATTTCGTGTAAGGAAACATACCTGGTTCCACTCAATGAACCGTTAGATCGCGCCGTTGCAGGAAAAATTCTGGCGGATTCAGCGCGCGCCTGTTTTCAAAGATTGCAGGAGCAAGGAATCAACTTGAGCTCATATAATACACGCGAAAATGCAGCCGATTTGAATGACCTGCGGATAGCGCTCAAGTCGCCGCGTTTAACGCTGTGGGGAATCAGCTACGGCACGCATCTCTCATTAGCGGCCATGAAATACCATGGCGATTTCATTGATCGTGTAATTCTCGCTGGACTCGAGCCACTCCATCATACGTATAAGCTTCCTGCGGATCAACAAAAACTGCTGGCAACGATTGCAGAGCTTGCAACGAAAGATCCAAAGGTTGCAGCTTCAGTTCCGGACTTAATGAGCTCTCTTCAACAGCTTCTGAAAACACTGGAACATGAACCACAGGTTGTATCACTGACGCATCCGCAAAATGGCATGACTGCGCAAATCAAAGTCGGAAAGTTTGATTTGCAATATGCTCTTGCGGGAATGCTGGTCGGCCCGGAAACCTTCGCGGGTATGCCTGATTTTATCTCGCGTTTGGAGAAGAGTGATTGGACCGCGCTGGCTTTACTTACAGCGCAAAACAGAATGGGTGAAGCCCCAAATGCGATGTCGATTGCAATGGATTGTTCTTCAGGAGCAAATCGGGAGTGGTCTCAGGAAATCGCGCAGCAAGCGAAGAATGCGATGCTTGGTGACGCGATCAATTTTCCCTTTCCCGAAATCTGCCCATCTGATCTGGATCTGGGCGATGATTTTAGAAAGCCGGTAACGTCGAACATTCCCGCTCTTCTCATTAGCGGAACTCTTGATGGTCGCGCACCGCCCTCGAATGCCGAAGCAGTGGCGGCTCACTTGAAAAACTCACAGCATCTCGTTATTGAAGGAGCCGGACACAGTGATCCACTCTTCCTTTCTTCTCCGGACATTCTGGCGGCGATAAAAACATTCATGCGCGGCAAGCCACTGCGGGAAAAAAGAATTACGGTTCCGATCGATCCCTTCATTTCCCCCCGGAAGATTGTTCAGGTTCCGGATGAAATCTTGGATCGGTATGTGGGAACTTACAAGATCAATGAAAAGGAATCCCGTCGCGTATTGAAAGCCGGTAACATTCTTTACACACAGCGCGGGGACGGTCCCGCTCGCCCTGTTCGACCCATGTCGCAAACGGAGTTCTTCTACGAAGGGATACAGGGCTGGCTTCGTTTTGACCTTAATCCGGAAGGGAAAGTTACAGGCATGACAGTGTTTCAGGGCAGACGCACACCGGGCGAACCAGCGGTCCGGATCGAAAAACCAACGATAATCAAGGGAAAATAA